In the genome of Telluria beijingensis, one region contains:
- the trmB gene encoding tRNA (guanosine(46)-N7)-methyltransferase TrmB, whose amino-acid sequence MLYDPTEHRIRSFVTRAGRLSTAQARAFEEQGPKFLVEYRKEPLDLAQAFGRTAPVILEIGFGMGDTTAHIARLMPEKDFLGVEVHTPGVGSLLKQIGEQDIANLRLVQHDVFEVLNHMIPDGTLHGVHVFFPDPWHKARHNKRRLIQPAFVKLLCQKIAPGGYLHLATDWEDYAVQMLEVLSAEPELANTAQGYAPQPAYRPLTKFENRGIKLGHGVWDLVFTRK is encoded by the coding sequence ATGCTGTACGACCCCACCGAACACCGCATCCGCAGTTTCGTCACGCGCGCAGGACGGCTGTCGACCGCGCAGGCGCGGGCCTTCGAGGAGCAGGGTCCCAAGTTCCTGGTCGAGTACCGGAAGGAGCCGCTCGACCTCGCCCAGGCCTTCGGCCGCACCGCGCCGGTGATCCTGGAGATCGGCTTCGGCATGGGCGACACCACGGCCCATATCGCCAGGCTGATGCCCGAGAAGGATTTCCTGGGCGTCGAGGTGCACACGCCGGGCGTGGGCAGCCTGCTCAAGCAGATCGGCGAGCAGGACATCGCCAACCTGCGCCTGGTGCAGCACGATGTGTTCGAAGTGCTGAACCACATGATCCCCGACGGCACGCTGCACGGCGTGCACGTATTCTTCCCCGACCCCTGGCACAAGGCGCGCCACAACAAGCGCCGCCTGATCCAGCCGGCGTTTGTGAAGCTGCTGTGCCAGAAGATCGCGCCGGGCGGCTACCTGCACCTGGCGACCGACTGGGAAGATTACGCGGTGCAGATGCTCGAGGTCTTGAGCGCCGAGCCGGAACTGGCCAACACCGCCCAGGGCTATGCCCCGCAGCCTGCCTACCGTCCGCTGACCAAGTTCGAGAATCGCGGCATCAAGCTCGGTCACGGGGTCTGGGACCTGGTGTTTACCCGCAAATAA
- a CDS encoding sensor histidine kinase: MWKRIAQWNREVEAEQLAVLRDPTLVGQVPAGCRRFFARKLAELSPAEREDLYQFSSSVSTSAALLALLKLCVVLTVLGFLVNLAYLPATPWWQTVVAANVIGATVALALAGVWFNYGKIVRAKGKAVVTIIGLGLLGGLFGALTAMFERGHSWSVLLDKLPKVVVTVTLFVTALVAIPVIVVAVLRNRHYQIQAEQLRRDAEQERLARELSETQLRLLRAQIEPHFLFNTLGAVQQLAEQGAPRAAELTSHLIDFLRGSMSDMRCEQVALATEFGLVDSYLRVMQIRMGERLRYTVDVPESLANTQVPSMLVLTLAENAIKHGIEPSMHGGEIAVTAHDDNGTLRIQVRDSGVGMSDTPGAGTGLENVRHRLRLAYGDGACLLLSEAEPGLLAEIAIPCKEPQ, encoded by the coding sequence ATGTGGAAGCGCATCGCACAATGGAATCGTGAAGTAGAAGCGGAGCAGCTCGCGGTGCTCCGCGACCCCACGCTGGTGGGGCAGGTGCCGGCCGGTTGCCGCCGTTTTTTCGCCCGCAAGCTGGCGGAACTGTCGCCCGCCGAGCGCGAAGACCTGTACCAGTTCTCCAGTAGCGTCAGCACCTCGGCAGCCCTGCTGGCGCTGCTCAAGCTGTGCGTCGTGCTGACGGTGCTGGGCTTCCTGGTCAATCTTGCCTACCTGCCGGCCACGCCGTGGTGGCAGACGGTCGTCGCCGCCAATGTGATCGGCGCCACCGTGGCCCTGGCGCTGGCCGGTGTCTGGTTCAACTACGGCAAAATCGTGCGCGCCAAGGGCAAGGCCGTGGTCACCATCATCGGACTCGGCCTGCTGGGCGGACTGTTCGGCGCCTTGACCGCCATGTTCGAGAGGGGGCATTCGTGGTCGGTCCTGCTCGACAAGCTGCCCAAGGTCGTCGTCACCGTGACACTGTTCGTGACCGCGCTGGTGGCGATACCGGTCATCGTGGTTGCCGTGCTGCGCAATCGTCACTACCAGATCCAGGCCGAGCAGCTCAGGCGCGACGCCGAGCAGGAACGCCTGGCGCGCGAGCTGAGCGAAACCCAGCTGCGCCTGCTGCGCGCCCAGATCGAGCCGCACTTCCTGTTCAATACCCTGGGAGCGGTGCAGCAATTGGCCGAGCAGGGTGCGCCGCGTGCCGCAGAACTGACATCCCATCTGATCGACTTCCTGCGCGGCAGCATGAGCGATATGCGCTGCGAGCAGGTGGCGCTGGCCACCGAATTCGGCCTGGTCGACTCCTACCTGCGCGTGATGCAGATCCGGATGGGGGAAAGGCTGCGCTACACGGTCGACGTGCCGGAGTCGCTCGCCAACACCCAGGTACCCAGCATGCTGGTGCTCACCCTGGCCGAGAACGCGATCAAGCACGGCATCGAGCCGTCGATGCATGGCGGCGAGATCGCGGTCACGGCCCACGACGATAACGGTACGCTCCGCATCCAGGTACGCGACAGCGGCGTCGGCATGAGCGATACCCCGGGCGCCGGCACCGGCCTGGAAAACGTGCGCCACCGCCTGCGCCTGGCCTACGGCGACGGCGCCTGCCTGCTGCTGTCCGAAGCCGAACCCGGCCTGCTGGCCGAAATCGCCATCCCCTGCAAGGAGCCGCAATGA
- the gloA gene encoding lactoylglutathione lyase, translated as MRILHTMLRVGDLQRSIDFYTKVLGMKLLRTSDNPEYKYSLAFLGYGSNPDHAELELTYNWGTDSYDMGSAYGHIAISAEDIYATCDQVRAAGGNITREPGPVKGGTTVIAFITDPDGYKVELIERADHAGGGGLSN; from the coding sequence ATGCGCATCCTGCATACCATGTTGAGGGTCGGCGACCTGCAACGCTCCATCGACTTCTACACCAAGGTGCTGGGCATGAAACTGCTGCGCACCAGCGACAACCCGGAGTACAAGTACAGCCTGGCCTTCCTCGGCTACGGCAGCAACCCCGACCACGCCGAGCTCGAGCTGACCTATAACTGGGGCACCGACAGCTACGACATGGGCAGCGCCTACGGCCACATCGCGATCTCGGCCGAAGACATCTACGCTACCTGCGACCAGGTGCGCGCGGCCGGCGGCAACATCACCCGCGAACCGGGTCCGGTCAAGGGCGGCACCACCGTGATCGCCTTCATCACCGATCCCGATGGCTACAAGGTCGAACTGATCGAACGTGCCGACCATGCTGGCGGCGGTGGGCTGAGCAACTAG
- a CDS encoding protein-L-isoaspartate O-methyltransferase family protein gives MNIEQARFNMIEQQIRPWNVLDEDVLALLHVVKREQFVPKAYENLAFADVEIPLPGGEAMLNPKVEARMVQEIAVKKHEHVLEVGTGSGYMTALLAHTAHHVTSVEIQPESVTLAKENLARAGVTNVNVEEGNGAHGWAAGTEYDVIVVTGGLPVLPEALVKQLKVGGRMIAILGEAPAMSCQLITRTSETAHGSVKVFETVAKPLTGAEAPSRFTF, from the coding sequence ATGAATATCGAACAAGCCCGCTTCAATATGATCGAACAGCAAATCCGTCCTTGGAACGTATTGGACGAGGACGTGCTCGCCCTGCTGCACGTGGTCAAGCGCGAACAATTCGTGCCGAAGGCCTACGAGAACCTGGCCTTCGCGGACGTCGAGATCCCGCTGCCGGGCGGCGAAGCGATGCTGAACCCGAAGGTCGAAGCGCGCATGGTGCAAGAGATCGCGGTCAAGAAGCATGAGCACGTGCTCGAGGTCGGCACCGGTTCCGGCTACATGACGGCGCTGCTGGCGCACACGGCGCACCACGTGACCAGCGTCGAGATCCAGCCCGAGAGCGTGACCCTGGCCAAGGAAAACCTGGCGCGCGCCGGTGTGACCAATGTCAACGTGGAAGAAGGCAATGGCGCCCATGGCTGGGCGGCCGGTACCGAATACGACGTGATCGTGGTGACGGGCGGCCTGCCGGTGCTGCCGGAAGCGCTGGTCAAGCAGCTGAAGGTGGGCGGCCGCATGATCGCCATCCTGGGCGAGGCGCCGGCGATGAGCTGCCAGCTGATCACCCGTACCTCGGAAACGGCGCACGGTTCGGTGAAGGTGTTCGAGACCGTGGCCAAGCCGCTGACCGGCGCCGAAGCGCCGTCGCGCTTCACCTTCTGA
- a CDS encoding LytR/AlgR family response regulator transcription factor: MSVTVLVAEDEPLMRERLLGMLATAWPEAQVVAAPENGIDAWDAWLEHEPQVVFLDIRMPGMSGLEVAERIGRRSHVVFVTAYDQYAVDAFDAGAVDYLLKPIQPGRLDKALTRLREKLDARPDDVSEVVKQVKEASPGPKHEKLKWLKASVGKQIRLIDVEEVLFFQADTKYTRVVLADSEALVRIPLKDLVGGLDAGRFWQIHRGTLVNVNAIRAAERVDAERMQVLLRGSDEVLPVSRSFTHLFRE, translated from the coding sequence ATGAGCGTGACAGTGCTGGTCGCCGAAGACGAACCCCTGATGCGCGAGCGCCTGCTCGGCATGCTGGCCACGGCCTGGCCAGAAGCGCAGGTGGTGGCCGCGCCCGAGAACGGCATCGATGCCTGGGACGCCTGGCTCGAACACGAGCCGCAGGTGGTCTTCCTCGACATCCGCATGCCCGGCATGTCGGGCCTGGAAGTGGCCGAGCGCATCGGCCGCCGTTCGCACGTGGTGTTCGTCACGGCGTATGACCAGTACGCGGTCGATGCCTTCGACGCTGGCGCGGTCGACTACCTGCTCAAGCCGATCCAGCCGGGCCGCCTGGACAAGGCCCTGACGCGCCTGCGCGAAAAACTCGACGCCCGGCCGGACGACGTCAGCGAGGTCGTCAAGCAGGTCAAGGAGGCGTCGCCCGGGCCGAAGCATGAAAAACTGAAGTGGCTGAAAGCCAGCGTCGGCAAACAGATCCGCCTGATCGACGTCGAGGAGGTATTGTTCTTCCAGGCCGATACCAAGTACACGCGGGTGGTGCTGGCCGATTCGGAGGCGCTGGTGCGCATTCCGCTCAAGGACCTGGTGGGCGGGCTCGATGCGGGGCGCTTCTGGCAGATCCATCGCGGCACCCTGGTCAACGTGAATGCGATCCGGGCCGCCGAGCGGGTCGACGCCGAACGCATGCAGGTGCTGCTGCGCGGCAGCGACGAGGTGCTGCCCGTCAGCCGCAGTTTCACGCACCTGTTCCGCGAATAA
- a CDS encoding TetR/AcrR family transcriptional regulator: protein MDCQLDSKPRWERRKEARPMELLASAIELFVERGFAATRLEDVARRAGVSKGTLYLYYANKEDLFKAVVRQTILPMIDDAEASVAEFDGHSAELLRQVILSWWTRIGSTKASGISKLILAEADNFPELARFYQEEVMTRRMRMISNMLERGIRRGEFRAIDVPQTAQVLIAPLLMLSTWKHTVGPCERCDLQPEAFLAAFLDITLHGLVPATR, encoded by the coding sequence ATGGACTGCCAACTCGACAGCAAGCCGCGCTGGGAACGTCGCAAGGAGGCGCGTCCCATGGAACTATTGGCTTCCGCCATCGAGCTGTTTGTCGAGCGCGGCTTTGCCGCTACCCGGCTCGAGGACGTGGCCCGCCGCGCCGGGGTGTCCAAGGGGACGCTCTACCTGTACTACGCCAACAAGGAAGACCTGTTCAAGGCCGTGGTGCGCCAGACCATCCTGCCGATGATCGACGACGCCGAGGCGTCCGTGGCCGAATTCGATGGCCACAGCGCCGAGTTGCTGCGCCAGGTGATCCTGTCGTGGTGGACCCGCATCGGTTCGACCAAGGCCTCCGGCATCAGCAAGCTGATCCTCGCCGAGGCCGATAATTTCCCCGAGCTGGCGCGTTTTTATCAGGAAGAAGTCATGACGCGCCGCATGCGCATGATCTCGAACATGCTCGAGCGCGGCATCCGACGCGGCGAATTCCGCGCGATCGACGTGCCGCAGACCGCCCAGGTGCTGATCGCGCCGCTGTTGATGCTCTCGACCTGGAAGCATACCGTCGGCCCCTGCGAGCGCTGCGACCTGCAGCCCGAAGCCTTCCTCGCCGCCTTCCTCGACATTACCCTGCACGGCCTGGTTCCCGCGACCAGGTAA
- a CDS encoding YkgJ family cysteine cluster protein yields MTSPIPGMPDGKPAGVRCVQLGEDERCRIFGQPERPAFCGGLQPSHEMCGDDRPQAIRWLAELERATAPGSVPH; encoded by the coding sequence ATCACCAGTCCGATTCCCGGCATGCCCGACGGTAAACCGGCCGGGGTGCGTTGCGTGCAGTTGGGAGAGGATGAGCGTTGCCGCATTTTCGGGCAGCCGGAACGGCCGGCATTTTGCGGCGGCCTGCAACCGTCGCACGAGATGTGCGGCGACGATCGCCCGCAGGCGATTCGCTGGCTGGCCGAACTGGAGCGGGCGACGGCGCCCGGCTCCGTGCCGCATTGA
- a CDS encoding undecaprenyl-diphosphate phosphatase produces MDIALAIKAIIMGLVEGFTEFLPISSTGHLILAGELLNFTGVRETVFKIVIQLGAVLAVVWEYRERVTRLFSGLGSDPVQQRFARNVVVAFMPAAIMGVLFSATITELLFHPVPVAIALVVGGVIILWVEHRQRQRTTPPRVETVDQMTALDALKVGFAQSFALIPGTSRSGSTIIGGMLFGLSRKAATEFSFFLAMPTMLGATVYSVVKERDALSMADLPMFGLGFVSAFVAAFLCVRWLLRYISTHDFTIFAWYRIVFGILVLVTAHFGLVNWSE; encoded by the coding sequence ATGGATATTGCGCTCGCCATCAAGGCGATCATCATGGGCCTGGTCGAAGGCTTTACCGAATTTCTTCCGATTTCTTCCACTGGTCACCTGATTCTTGCGGGCGAATTGCTCAACTTCACAGGCGTAAGAGAGACGGTATTCAAGATCGTGATCCAGCTGGGCGCCGTGCTGGCCGTTGTGTGGGAATACCGCGAACGAGTCACGCGCCTGTTTTCGGGGTTGGGCTCGGATCCGGTCCAGCAGCGCTTCGCGCGCAATGTCGTGGTGGCTTTCATGCCGGCCGCCATCATGGGCGTGCTGTTCAGCGCCACCATCACCGAACTCCTGTTCCATCCGGTGCCGGTGGCGATCGCCCTGGTCGTGGGCGGCGTCATCATCCTGTGGGTCGAACACCGCCAGCGCCAGCGCACCACCCCGCCGCGGGTCGAGACGGTCGACCAGATGACGGCGCTCGACGCCCTCAAGGTCGGCTTCGCCCAATCGTTCGCCCTCATTCCCGGCACCAGCCGCTCGGGCTCGACCATCATCGGCGGCATGTTGTTCGGCCTGTCGCGCAAGGCGGCCACCGAGTTCTCGTTCTTCCTTGCCATGCCGACCATGCTCGGCGCTACGGTATATTCTGTGGTCAAGGAACGCGACGCACTGTCGATGGCCGATCTGCCGATGTTCGGGCTCGGCTTCGTCTCGGCCTTCGTCGCCGCCTTCCTGTGCGTGCGCTGGCTGCTGCGCTACATCAGCACGCACGACTTCACGATCTTCGCCTGGTACCGTATCGTATTCGGTATCCTGGTGCTGGTGACCGCTCACTTTGGCTTGGTCAACTGGTCGGAGTAA
- the recQ gene encoding DNA helicase RecQ has product MNPDIGADLGARALHVLETVFGYPAFRGQQGEIVEHVAGGGDALVLMPTGGGKSLCYQIPALLRDGVGVVISPLIALMQDQVDALEEVGVRAAFLNSTQTFEETLRIERLVRSGEIDLVYVAPERLMTPRCLELFEASRISLFAIDEAHCVSQWGHDFRPEYIRLSILHERFPNVPRIALTATADQQTRAEIAHRLQLEDARQFVSSFDRPNIRYSIVEKTTGRKQLIDFITSEHPQDSGIVYCLSRKKVEETADFLNEHGIRAMAYHAGMEHAVRASNQARFLREENIVMVATIAFGMGIDKPDVRFVCHLDLPKSIEGYYQETGRAGRDGQPASAWMAYGLQDVVLQRRMIDESEADETFKRVLSMKLDAMLGLCETLSCRRMRLLDYFGERSGPCGNCDTCLVPPVSFDGTVPVQKLLSTIYRVDQRFAGGHVIDVLRGAQTERISQWHHDKLTVYGVGADRSEQEWRAILRQAIALGLVTVDHDAFSSLKLTDLARPVLKGEQKVQLRQYQKPVKAKRPSTSRSSYEETELSRDEQAIFDRLRSWRMGTAREHGVPAYVVFQDATLREIAKVKPGSIEQLRGVSGVGEKKLVSYGDEIVAIINEMA; this is encoded by the coding sequence ATGAATCCCGATATCGGCGCCGACCTCGGCGCGCGCGCTCTCCATGTGCTGGAGACGGTCTTCGGCTATCCCGCCTTCCGCGGCCAGCAGGGAGAGATCGTCGAGCACGTGGCCGGCGGCGGCGATGCACTGGTCCTGATGCCCACCGGCGGCGGCAAGTCGCTGTGCTACCAGATTCCCGCCCTGCTGCGCGACGGCGTCGGTGTCGTCATCTCGCCGCTCATCGCGCTGATGCAGGACCAGGTCGACGCGCTCGAAGAAGTCGGGGTCAGGGCCGCGTTTCTCAACTCGACGCAGACCTTCGAAGAAACCCTGCGCATCGAACGCCTGGTGCGCAGCGGCGAGATCGACCTCGTGTACGTGGCGCCCGAGCGCCTGATGACGCCGCGCTGCCTCGAGCTGTTCGAGGCGTCGCGCATCTCGCTGTTCGCCATCGACGAGGCGCACTGCGTCTCGCAATGGGGGCATGATTTCCGCCCCGAGTACATCCGCCTGTCGATCCTGCACGAGCGCTTCCCCAACGTGCCGCGCATCGCGCTCACCGCGACCGCCGACCAGCAGACCCGGGCCGAGATCGCGCACCGCCTGCAGCTGGAAGACGCGCGCCAGTTCGTCTCGTCCTTCGACCGTCCCAATATCCGCTACTCGATCGTCGAGAAGACCACCGGCCGCAAGCAGCTGATCGATTTCATCACCAGCGAGCACCCGCAGGATTCCGGCATCGTCTACTGCCTGTCGCGCAAGAAGGTCGAGGAGACGGCAGACTTTTTGAACGAGCACGGCATCCGCGCCATGGCCTACCACGCCGGCATGGAGCATGCGGTGCGTGCGTCCAACCAGGCCCGGTTCCTGCGCGAAGAGAATATCGTGATGGTCGCCACCATCGCCTTCGGCATGGGCATCGACAAACCCGACGTGCGTTTCGTCTGCCACCTCGACCTGCCCAAGAGCATCGAGGGCTATTACCAGGAGACGGGCCGCGCCGGCCGCGACGGCCAGCCGGCCAGCGCCTGGATGGCCTACGGCCTGCAGGACGTGGTCCTGCAGCGCCGCATGATCGACGAATCCGAGGCCGACGAAACCTTCAAGCGCGTGCTGTCGATGAAGCTCGACGCCATGCTCGGACTGTGCGAAACGCTCAGCTGCCGACGCATGCGCCTGCTCGATTACTTCGGCGAGCGCTCCGGCCCCTGCGGCAATTGCGATACCTGCCTGGTGCCGCCGGTCAGCTTCGACGGCACGGTGCCGGTGCAGAAGCTGCTGTCCACGATCTACCGGGTCGACCAGCGCTTCGCCGGCGGCCACGTGATCGACGTGCTGCGCGGCGCCCAGACGGAGCGCATCAGCCAGTGGCACCACGACAAGCTCACCGTCTATGGCGTCGGCGCCGACCGCTCCGAACAGGAATGGCGCGCAATATTGCGCCAGGCAATCGCCCTGGGCCTGGTGACGGTCGACCACGACGCCTTCAGCTCCCTCAAGCTGACCGACCTGGCGCGGCCCGTGCTCAAGGGCGAGCAGAAGGTGCAGCTGCGCCAGTACCAGAAGCCGGTCAAGGCCAAGCGCCCGTCCACCTCGCGCTCGAGCTACGAAGAAACCGAGTTGTCGCGCGACGAACAGGCGATCTTCGACCGCCTGCGCTCGTGGCGCATGGGCACCGCGCGCGAGCACGGCGTGCCGGCCTATGTCGTGTTCCAGGACGCCACGCTGCGCGAGATCGCCAAGGTCAAGCCGGGCTCGATCGAGCAGTTGCGCGGGGTCTCCGGCGTGGGCGAGAAGAAGCTGGTGTCGTATGGCGACGAGATCGTCGCCATCATCAACGAGATGGCGTAG
- the ribB gene encoding 3,4-dihydroxy-2-butanone-4-phosphate synthase, whose product MLVPTYTLHSNDLEGRIAAALAAMRAGIPVILLDDFDRENEADLIVAAEKLSVETMALMIRECSGIVCLCLSDDKVRALELPPMAPENGSRYGTPFTVSIEARHGVTTGVSAADRVSTIQAAIARNAQPDDLVRPGHVFPLRATPGGVLSRAGHTEGSVDLAKLAGLQPAAVLCELMNPDGTMMRGEQIEQFAEERAFPILTIAELIQWRRARAL is encoded by the coding sequence ATGTTAGTCCCTACCTACACCCTTCACAGCAACGACCTGGAAGGCCGTATCGCCGCCGCCCTGGCCGCCATGCGCGCCGGCATTCCCGTCATCCTGCTCGACGACTTCGACCGCGAAAACGAGGCCGACCTGATCGTCGCCGCCGAAAAACTGAGTGTTGAAACCATGGCCCTGATGATCCGCGAATGCAGCGGCATCGTCTGCCTGTGCCTGTCCGACGACAAGGTGCGCGCGCTCGAGCTGCCGCCGATGGCGCCCGAGAACGGCAGCCGCTACGGCACCCCATTCACGGTCTCGATCGAAGCCCGCCATGGCGTGACCACCGGTGTCTCGGCCGCCGACCGTGTCTCGACGATCCAGGCCGCGATCGCGCGCAATGCCCAGCCGGACGACCTGGTGCGGCCCGGCCACGTATTCCCGCTGCGCGCCACGCCGGGCGGCGTGCTGTCCCGCGCCGGCCATACCGAAGGCTCGGTCGACCTGGCCAAGCTGGCCGGCCTGCAACCGGCCGCCGTGCTGTGCGAGCTGATGAACCCGGACGGCACCATGATGCGCGGCGAGCAGATCGAGCAGTTCGCCGAGGAGCGTGCTTTCCCGATCCTGACCATCGCTGAACTGATCCAGTGGCGGCGGGCGCGGGCGCTGTAA
- a CDS encoding rhodanese-like domain-containing protein — MRQMTAPELAAWLADPAREQPLLLDVREDWEFETCKIAGSTQIPMHLIPVRVSEIDDDREVVCICHHGARSMQVAAFLERNGFGNVTNLTGGVHAWAVQVDPSMPKY; from the coding sequence ATGCGACAGATGACCGCTCCCGAGTTGGCCGCCTGGCTGGCCGACCCGGCGCGCGAGCAGCCGCTGCTGCTCGACGTGCGCGAGGACTGGGAATTCGAGACCTGCAAGATCGCAGGCTCGACCCAGATCCCGATGCATTTGATTCCGGTCCGCGTGAGCGAGATCGACGACGACAGGGAGGTGGTGTGCATCTGCCACCACGGCGCGCGCAGCATGCAGGTGGCCGCCTTCCTCGAACGAAATGGGTTCGGTAACGTAACGAATTTAACGGGCGGGGTACACGCCTGGGCCGTACAGGTCGATCCGTCGATGCCGAAATATTGA
- a CDS encoding OsmC family protein — MTIKRDGSAVWSGGIKDGKGQVSTGSGALKDQPYGFNTRFEDAPGTNPEELIGAAHAGCFTMALSGQLGKANLTADELRTKATVSMEKVDDGFSITAVHLELVAKIPGASQEAFDKAANTAKENCPVSKLLNAKITLDARLEN, encoded by the coding sequence ATGACGATCAAACGCGATGGCAGCGCCGTCTGGAGCGGCGGTATCAAGGACGGCAAAGGCCAGGTCTCGACCGGCAGCGGCGCTCTCAAGGACCAGCCTTACGGCTTCAATACCCGCTTCGAGGACGCACCGGGCACCAATCCCGAAGAGCTGATCGGCGCAGCCCACGCCGGCTGCTTCACGATGGCGCTGTCGGGCCAACTGGGCAAGGCCAACCTCACCGCCGACGAGCTGCGCACCAAGGCGACCGTGTCGATGGAAAAAGTCGATGACGGCTTCTCGATCACGGCGGTGCACCTGGAGCTGGTGGCGAAGATCCCCGGCGCCAGCCAGGAAGCCTTCGACAAGGCAGCCAACACGGCCAAGGAAAACTGCCCGGTCTCGAAACTGCTGAACGCGAAGATCACGCTCGACGCCAGGCTCGAGAACTGA
- a CDS encoding TolC family outer membrane protein gives MQKPLLAVLLASAGFSLNAGAADLIQVYQQALANDATYASARASLAAGRERITQGRAGLLPTVGLSGGISKNDNEFDPWNIGQVGTLPNGQPGIIDGSGSNLRTNEYTLSLQQPLYRWDRWQTYQQSKLQQAISEAQFAQAQQDLITRVATAYFDVLAAQDKLESTRAQKEATTEQLASAKRNFEVGTQTITDTHEAQAAYDLVLAQEFAAVNDLDNKRNTLQTIIGTAPGNLASLKPGVTLAVPQPASVDPWVSSAENQNYGVTVGQLQVEIAMRDISRNRAGHLPTVDLVASSTRRDVNGRTGSSGDTKNNAIGVQWSVPIFSGFAVTSRVRESIALEDKARNDLESTRRNAALQARQSFLGVNSGLAQVKALEAAEVSSQSALESNKLGYQVGVRINIDVLNAQRQLYQTRTDLSRARYDVIINGLRLKAAAGSLREADLVPVNSLLGE, from the coding sequence ATGCAGAAACCCCTACTTGCCGTGCTGCTGGCCAGCGCTGGCTTCTCGCTCAACGCCGGTGCTGCCGACCTGATCCAGGTTTACCAGCAGGCGCTGGCCAACGATGCGACGTATGCGAGTGCGCGTGCCTCGCTGGCCGCCGGCCGCGAGCGGATCACCCAGGGGCGTGCTGGCTTGCTGCCGACCGTGGGCCTCAGCGGGGGGATCAGCAAGAACGACAACGAATTCGATCCGTGGAATATCGGTCAGGTCGGCACCTTGCCGAACGGCCAGCCGGGCATCATCGACGGCAGCGGCTCCAACCTGCGCACCAACGAATACACGCTGTCGCTGCAGCAGCCGCTGTATCGCTGGGATCGCTGGCAGACCTACCAGCAGAGCAAGCTGCAGCAGGCGATCTCCGAAGCGCAGTTCGCCCAGGCCCAGCAAGACCTGATCACGCGCGTGGCCACCGCCTATTTCGACGTGCTGGCGGCGCAGGACAAGCTGGAATCGACCCGCGCGCAGAAAGAAGCGACCACCGAACAGCTGGCATCGGCCAAGCGCAACTTCGAGGTGGGCACCCAGACGATCACCGATACCCACGAGGCACAGGCCGCGTACGACCTGGTGCTGGCGCAGGAATTCGCCGCCGTCAACGACCTGGACAACAAGCGCAACACGCTGCAGACGATCATCGGCACGGCGCCGGGCAACCTGGCCTCGCTCAAGCCGGGCGTGACCCTGGCGGTGCCGCAGCCGGCTTCGGTCGATCCTTGGGTGTCGTCGGCCGAGAACCAGAACTATGGCGTGACCGTCGGCCAGCTGCAGGTGGAAATCGCGATGCGCGACATCTCGCGCAACCGCGCCGGCCACCTGCCGACCGTCGACCTGGTCGCCAGCTCGACCCGGCGCGACGTCAACGGCCGCACCGGCAGCTCGGGCGATACGAAGAACAACGCGATCGGCGTGCAGTGGAGCGTGCCGATCTTCAGCGGCTTCGCCGTGACCAGCCGGGTGCGTGAATCGATCGCGCTGGAAGACAAGGCCCGCAACGACCTCGAATCGACCCGCCGCAACGCGGCCCTGCAGGCGCGCCAATCGTTCCTGGGCGTGAACAGCGGCCTGGCCCAGGTCAAGGCGCTGGAAGCGGCGGAAGTATCGAGCCAGTCGGCGCTGGAATCGAACAAGCTGGGTTACCAGGTCGGCGTGCGCATCAATATCGACGTGCTGAACGCCCAGCGCCAGCTGTACCAGACCCGCACCGACCTGTCGCGTGCGCGCTATGACGTGATCATCAATGGCCTGCGCCTGAAGGCGGCGGCCGGTTCGCTGCGCGAGGCGGATCTGGTGCCGGTGAATAGTCTGCTGGGAGAGTGA